From the Bdellovibrio reynosensis genome, one window contains:
- a CDS encoding HD-GYP domain-containing protein, protein MRTLDLAIISESNVFRQRAELVGSLFTFECMTYPSDEAFFMESNLFKNVSCLLFDFCKPQDIKDITGTLHVARQVSPASYILVVCNKMSTEEMDMAISAGASRIITQQEYYDSSKPEFVLSQVIKSVFVPVKTMDLVEGTTPTFPLYHFMPLNRRFLKVFNTNSMLTKDFLTKFSNAGDLYVQRESLDLWQEYTSGYVAKDSAEALQKSRQKFRQLNESFLSLALLVSDRSTPATFAKGKELYSHCEKFSADLLSSLLDLEDPWYIISSSAVGDYGSIERAPAVAAYAGFMSATLKVGSPTEVMIGALLADIGYLELSPSVAAKLRTNRTHEMNAEERMEYQKHPIFSLNQCLARRLPLSNNIKEIILQSHERVDQKGFPRRPRADKLLEEAMLVRLCWELDQQCQGRMGERKPDIREIRRQFSRAAMNEVGNYNPRLIVKANSVLLPAVF, encoded by the coding sequence ATGCGCACATTGGATCTTGCGATCATTTCAGAAAGTAACGTCTTTCGACAACGAGCTGAGCTTGTCGGAAGTCTTTTTACTTTTGAATGCATGACCTATCCCAGCGATGAAGCATTTTTCATGGAATCCAATTTGTTCAAGAATGTTTCCTGTCTTCTTTTTGATTTCTGCAAACCTCAAGATATCAAAGATATTACTGGCACCTTGCACGTTGCTCGCCAGGTTTCGCCAGCAAGTTATATTCTGGTCGTCTGCAATAAAATGAGCACTGAAGAAATGGATATGGCAATTTCAGCAGGCGCTTCACGTATTATCACGCAACAAGAATACTATGATTCAAGTAAACCTGAATTCGTACTTAGTCAGGTGATCAAATCGGTATTTGTGCCGGTGAAGACAATGGATCTGGTTGAGGGCACCACCCCGACATTTCCGCTTTATCACTTCATGCCTTTGAATCGTCGCTTCTTGAAAGTCTTCAATACAAACTCAATGTTAACTAAAGATTTCTTAACGAAGTTTTCAAATGCCGGAGATCTTTACGTGCAACGAGAAAGCTTGGATTTGTGGCAGGAATACACTTCTGGTTATGTCGCAAAAGACAGTGCCGAGGCTTTACAAAAATCTAGGCAAAAATTCCGTCAATTGAATGAGTCGTTTTTAAGTCTTGCACTTCTTGTTTCTGATCGCAGCACCCCGGCAACTTTTGCTAAAGGGAAAGAGCTTTATTCCCACTGTGAAAAGTTCTCTGCTGATCTTCTTTCGTCATTATTAGATTTAGAAGACCCTTGGTACATTATCAGCAGTTCTGCTGTTGGGGATTATGGTTCCATTGAAAGAGCTCCGGCAGTTGCCGCCTATGCTGGATTTATGAGTGCGACATTAAAGGTGGGATCTCCAACAGAAGTGATGATTGGTGCGTTGCTTGCTGATATTGGGTATTTGGAATTAAGTCCTTCCGTTGCAGCAAAGTTGCGAACAAATAGAACCCATGAAATGAATGCTGAAGAGCGAATGGAATATCAAAAACATCCGATCTTTAGCTTAAATCAATGTCTAGCCCGTCGTCTTCCGTTATCTAATAATATTAAAGAAATTATTTTACAGAGCCATGAGCGTGTTGACCAAAAAGGTTTCCCGCGTCGCCCCAGAGCCGACAAACTTTTAGAAGAAGCAATGTTAGTTCGTTTGTGTTGGGAATTGGATCAACAGTGCCAAGGACGCATGGGCGAGCGCAAGCCTGACATTCGCGAAATTAGACGACAGTTTTCTAGAGCCGCAATGAATGAAGTTGGTAACTACAATCCCCGCTTAATCGTCAAAGCAAACAGCGTTCTTTTGCCCGCGGTTTTTTAA
- the nuoL gene encoding NADH-quinone oxidoreductase subunit L, whose protein sequence is MALVILTPFVGFLINGLRYKKHSANLAGTIATIAVGISFICSIILVADLISLPEETRKIAVSFFDWMAIDKLKVSAGFVIDQISAIMILVITGVGTLIHLFSIGYMHHDKGAAKYFSYLNLFIFNMLLLVLGDNLLVMFVGWEGVGLCSYLLIGFWFTDKEKAAAGMKAFVTNRIGDAAFLLGMFVLFLTFGTLNFAELNALAPTTVEASWLGAATLGTLFLFIGATGKSAQIPLYVWLPDAMAGPTPVSALIHAATMVTAGVYMIVRLNPMFMAAPNTMMVIAIIGAATAVFAATIGITQNDIKKVLAYSTVSQLGYMFLACGVGAFGAAMFHLMTHAFFKALMFLGSGSVIHAMHEEQDIRKMGGLKKYLPITHLTFFLGWLAIIGMPPFAGFFSKDEILAYAFNSPLGSPVLWAMGAIGATLTAFYMTRLMALTFWGKSRVPSDIHPHESPALMLIPLIVLGVLSVIGGWIGIPHVIGEYLGHIPNVWEHWLHPLIKPIPGFHHLDAVTEFTLMGISVTLAAISAAVAYHFYVRSPETPNRVAEKIKPIYNVVYHKYFVDEGYFAFIINPLVNISRNTWYYVDVNFIDKMTYLAGDLVRGMGSFARSIQTGNMQQYAMYIGIGVVVALSFVIMR, encoded by the coding sequence ATGGCCCTTGTGATCCTGACGCCGTTTGTAGGCTTTCTAATCAACGGTCTTCGTTATAAAAAACACTCTGCAAATCTTGCGGGTACAATCGCAACGATCGCAGTGGGTATTTCTTTTATCTGCTCTATCATCTTGGTGGCAGACCTAATCAGCCTTCCAGAAGAAACTCGCAAAATTGCAGTAAGCTTCTTTGACTGGATGGCGATTGATAAACTTAAAGTCAGCGCAGGATTTGTGATCGACCAAATCAGCGCGATCATGATTTTAGTTATCACGGGTGTTGGTACTTTGATTCACTTGTTCTCTATCGGGTACATGCACCACGATAAGGGTGCAGCGAAGTATTTTTCTTACTTGAATCTTTTCATCTTCAACATGTTGTTGCTAGTTCTTGGTGATAACTTGCTTGTGATGTTCGTAGGTTGGGAAGGTGTGGGTCTTTGCTCATACTTACTAATCGGTTTCTGGTTCACGGATAAAGAAAAAGCAGCAGCTGGTATGAAAGCCTTCGTAACGAATCGTATCGGTGACGCGGCTTTCTTGCTTGGTATGTTTGTTTTGTTCCTGACTTTCGGAACTTTGAATTTCGCTGAACTAAATGCTTTAGCGCCAACTACTGTTGAGGCTTCTTGGTTGGGTGCTGCGACGTTGGGAACATTGTTCTTGTTCATCGGCGCTACTGGTAAATCAGCGCAAATACCATTGTACGTTTGGCTTCCAGACGCGATGGCGGGTCCGACTCCAGTATCTGCACTAATCCATGCGGCGACGATGGTTACTGCCGGTGTTTACATGATCGTTCGTTTAAACCCAATGTTCATGGCGGCTCCTAATACAATGATGGTTATCGCTATCATCGGTGCGGCGACTGCGGTTTTTGCGGCAACAATCGGTATCACTCAAAACGATATCAAAAAAGTTTTGGCATATTCTACAGTTTCACAACTTGGGTATATGTTCCTAGCTTGCGGTGTGGGCGCGTTCGGGGCAGCAATGTTCCACTTGATGACTCACGCATTCTTTAAAGCCCTTATGTTCTTGGGTTCAGGTTCAGTGATCCATGCGATGCACGAAGAACAAGACATCCGTAAAATGGGTGGCTTGAAAAAATATCTTCCGATCACTCACTTGACGTTCTTCCTGGGTTGGCTAGCGATTATTGGTATGCCGCCGTTTGCTGGTTTCTTCTCTAAAGATGAAATCTTAGCTTACGCTTTCAACTCTCCACTAGGTTCACCAGTGCTTTGGGCAATGGGTGCGATCGGTGCAACTTTGACAGCGTTTTATATGACACGCTTAATGGCGCTTACTTTCTGGGGTAAAAGCCGTGTACCTAGCGACATTCATCCACATGAATCGCCAGCGTTGATGTTGATCCCACTTATCGTTCTTGGCGTCTTGTCAGTGATCGGTGGTTGGATTGGTATCCCGCACGTGATTGGTGAATATCTTGGTCACATTCCAAATGTGTGGGAACACTGGTTACATCCTTTGATTAAGCCAATTCCTGGCTTCCACCATTTGGATGCAGTGACAGAGTTTACACTGATGGGTATTTCAGTAACTTTGGCAGCGATTTCTGCGGCAGTTGCTTACCACTTCTATGTGCGTTCGCCTGAAACTCCAAACCGCGTGGCTGAAAAAATTAAGCCGATCTACAACGTGGTTTACCACAAGTACTTTGTTGATGAGGGCTACTTCGCATTCATCATCAATCCGCTTGTGAATATCAGCCGTAATACTTGGTATTATGTTGATGTGAACTTTATCGACAAAATGACTTATCTTGCGGGCGATTTAGTTCGCGGCATGGGTTCTTTTGCTCGCTCTATTCAAACCGGTAATATGCAACAGTACGCGATGTACATCGGTATCGGTGTTGTTGTTGCTCTTTCATTTGTGATCATGAGGTAA
- a CDS encoding NADH-quinone oxidoreductase subunit N has translation MNAATIGLSDILLVSPMLALFLVSLIPITAKVLRNNREQHPLVTLSQALIGIVIAIGLLIVFGGGGKTAFNNGLIFDGVTQWMGIIALASAGAGMVMMYENPSTTGKQFSELIFLAMSSAIGMLILVSAVDLLMVFIGLELMSLALYLMIGMSHEEKLSKEASLKYFILGSFASAIFLYGVAFIFGSTGGTNILNFMETAAELVQSSRMFLFGMTFVILGFCFKVSIFPFHAWTPDVYQGSPTPHTAFMATAVKTVSFAAFLRVIATKSLVGSDHLFDILQWLAVLTMIVGNAAAIMQNNLKRMIAYSSVAHSGYLLIGVITAGVSDSGAFGASGVIFYLLGYGLMTIGALAIASMLEKSENHIINIDDLSGFAKQRPMLALCLTVFLLSLAGIPPTLGFFGKFYLFNAAIGEGLLWLAVWGMLSSVIAVYYYLRPIVVMYMKEGNAEIAGHSLNATTVTAVVMALAIVLMGFVSGPIFAAVEASLL, from the coding sequence ATGAACGCAGCAACTATCGGCTTAAGCGACATCCTGTTGGTATCACCAATGCTAGCGTTGTTTTTGGTGAGCTTAATCCCAATCACAGCTAAAGTTTTGCGCAATAACCGTGAACAACATCCACTTGTGACTTTGTCACAAGCTTTGATCGGTATCGTGATCGCAATTGGTTTATTGATTGTTTTCGGCGGTGGCGGAAAAACAGCTTTCAATAACGGTTTGATCTTTGATGGTGTAACTCAATGGATGGGTATCATTGCTTTAGCATCAGCGGGTGCTGGTATGGTGATGATGTACGAAAATCCATCAACGACAGGAAAACAATTCTCTGAATTGATCTTCCTTGCGATGAGCTCTGCGATCGGGATGTTAATCCTTGTTTCGGCTGTGGATCTTTTAATGGTGTTCATCGGCCTAGAGTTAATGTCATTGGCTCTATATTTGATGATCGGCATGAGCCATGAAGAGAAACTTTCAAAAGAAGCCTCACTTAAGTATTTCATCTTGGGATCTTTTGCTTCAGCGATCTTCTTGTACGGTGTTGCATTCATCTTTGGATCTACGGGTGGAACAAACATCCTAAATTTCATGGAAACAGCGGCAGAGCTTGTTCAATCAAGCCGCATGTTCTTATTCGGTATGACGTTTGTGATCTTGGGCTTCTGCTTTAAGGTTTCAATCTTCCCATTCCATGCTTGGACTCCGGATGTTTACCAAGGTTCTCCAACTCCGCACACGGCATTCATGGCTACGGCGGTAAAAACGGTTTCGTTTGCAGCTTTCTTAAGAGTGATTGCGACGAAATCTTTGGTTGGTTCAGATCACCTTTTTGATATCTTGCAATGGCTAGCGGTTCTAACAATGATCGTTGGTAATGCGGCTGCGATCATGCAGAACAACTTAAAACGCATGATTGCTTATTCATCTGTTGCTCACTCTGGTTACTTATTAATCGGCGTGATCACGGCGGGAGTAAGTGACAGCGGTGCTTTCGGTGCTTCTGGTGTGATCTTCTATCTTCTAGGTTACGGCTTGATGACTATCGGTGCGCTAGCAATCGCAAGCATGCTTGAAAAATCTGAAAACCACATCATCAACATCGACGATCTTAGTGGCTTCGCAAAACAAAGACCAATGTTAGCTCTTTGCTTAACTGTGTTCTTGTTATCACTTGCTGGTATTCCACCAACACTTGGATTCTTCGGTAAGTTCTATCTATTCAATGCAGCTATCGGAGAAGGTCTTCTTTGGTTAGCAGTATGGGGTATGTTGAGCTCTGTTATCGCAGTTTATTACTACCTTCGCCCGATCGTTGTTATGTACATGAAAGAAGGAAACGCGGAAATCGCGGGTCATTCATTGAATGCAACGACGGTAACAGCGGTAGTTATGGCTTTAGCAATTGTTTTGATGGGCTTTGTTTCTGGCCCGATCTTCGCGGCAGTAGAAGCAAGTCTTCTGTAA
- a CDS encoding MFS transporter — protein sequence MKQESNLTSGGHTGLWDIAGFSCFATLISYYAYYVTGIYFLEISKGQLDTGDIGIIASSLSYAGGFILRPIGGMYYGALSDLRGKKLAFVRALKFLAIVSFSFIFIDVDILGPKLAVTLVMVLRLVQGFFMGGASTLGLIYLYQLSPDNEKGKFTSLLQMSAPAGYVSAIALILITRLVFPAQELGHWGWRIAYAFCGFLYPIAMYVDKNFPDIKSHTISEWNVETFKNHLHGFFGDTPLMKRILTFPLLVTASAGVMFFFFIVFRGYFMGPVLKLSTDQSSFIIGISSLLALPFFPVFGWMSDNYGRLKFVFSGIILGALFFIPFFKGLEFTNLVQDRYMEMITLIVIYGILLTLSQASLAALLCDLMPKQYIGLAFGFTYNFGLILLGAVLQTMTTSYFEQTGDIYHGLQITLGVIVVCGILAFFTRPKNSNI from the coding sequence GTGAAACAAGAAAGCAACCTCACGTCAGGTGGACATACCGGTTTGTGGGACATTGCGGGATTTTCCTGCTTTGCTACACTTATTTCCTATTACGCCTACTATGTGACAGGTATTTACTTTTTAGAAATTTCCAAAGGGCAGCTTGATACTGGGGATATTGGTATCATCGCCTCTTCCTTGAGTTATGCGGGTGGATTCATTCTTCGCCCCATTGGCGGCATGTATTACGGGGCTCTTTCCGACTTGCGTGGAAAGAAATTAGCCTTTGTTCGCGCACTTAAATTTTTGGCGATTGTTTCGTTTAGCTTTATTTTTATCGATGTGGATATTCTTGGACCAAAACTGGCGGTCACTCTAGTGATGGTTTTACGATTGGTTCAGGGATTTTTTATGGGTGGCGCTTCAACACTGGGATTGATTTACCTTTATCAACTTTCTCCAGATAATGAAAAAGGGAAATTCACATCGCTACTTCAGATGTCAGCGCCTGCTGGGTATGTAAGTGCGATCGCTCTGATTCTAATAACTCGTTTGGTTTTTCCCGCGCAGGAATTGGGACACTGGGGGTGGCGGATAGCTTATGCTTTCTGTGGATTTCTTTATCCTATTGCGATGTATGTTGATAAAAACTTTCCCGATATTAAATCTCACACTATTTCTGAATGGAATGTTGAAACCTTTAAAAATCATCTGCATGGTTTTTTCGGCGATACACCCTTGATGAAAAGAATTTTAACCTTTCCACTGTTGGTCACCGCCTCTGCCGGAGTGATGTTTTTCTTTTTCATCGTCTTTAGAGGCTACTTCATGGGCCCCGTCTTAAAACTAAGTACAGACCAATCCAGTTTTATCATTGGTATTTCAAGCCTGCTTGCCTTGCCTTTTTTTCCGGTGTTTGGGTGGATGTCTGATAATTATGGGCGCTTAAAATTTGTTTTTAGCGGTATCATTTTAGGCGCTCTATTTTTTATTCCATTTTTTAAGGGGCTTGAATTTACCAATCTAGTTCAAGATCGATATATGGAGATGATCACATTGATCGTTATTTACGGAATACTGCTGACTTTAAGCCAAGCAAGTTTAGCCGCTCTATTGTGTGATCTGATGCCTAAACAATATATCGGGCTTGCCTTTGGCTTTACTTATAATTTTGGTTTGATTTTGCTGGGTGCTGTTTTGCAAACGATGACGACTTCTTACTTTGAACAAACGGGAGATATCTATCACGGCCTTCAGATAACTTTGGGCGTGATCGTCGTGTGCGGCATACTTGCCTTTTTCACCAGACCTAAGAATTCAAATATTTAA
- a CDS encoding patatin-like phospholipase family protein, with protein sequence MVRIRDKKKIALVLSGGGIKAAAFHIGVCLALQEKGFKFAGGTKEMVRQNTNENDPMTIRLYVGSSAGAFVASILAAGYSVESLVNAFQVGSGTSPTFEKSDLRYLKPISYRDIFNLNSSGLLKFIPRTLMEKALVTGGFESLLKNGLKLNGLFSTKGMESYLRKEVLLDNDFSRLGVELYVIGTQLNHSRKAIFGNFPESYKTETTKYINYATISDAVACSTALPPVFAPYGIKRPDGKEFFYYDGEIRDTLSTHVAADNGADLVISSFSIQPYHYTKEMGSLHDYGIPLIANQALYQVVQQKIARHIQYKNDIKGIYNAVDGYFKQMNLPSEHREKLLEIIRARVNYRPEVDYIYISPRPQNYEMFFVDHFSLSPEILARIVRIGFKSGISAMRHYDL encoded by the coding sequence ATGGTACGTATTCGTGATAAGAAAAAGATTGCTCTAGTTCTTAGTGGTGGCGGGATTAAGGCCGCTGCTTTTCACATCGGCGTTTGCCTTGCATTGCAAGAAAAAGGCTTCAAGTTCGCCGGTGGAACTAAAGAGATGGTGCGTCAGAATACCAATGAAAATGACCCCATGACGATCCGTTTGTACGTCGGATCTAGCGCTGGAGCTTTTGTCGCTTCCATTTTAGCTGCTGGGTATTCAGTTGAATCTTTAGTTAACGCCTTTCAAGTGGGGTCTGGAACTTCACCGACATTTGAAAAATCAGATCTTCGTTATCTTAAGCCGATTTCTTATCGCGATATTTTTAATCTTAACTCTAGTGGCCTATTGAAATTCATTCCGCGCACGTTGATGGAAAAAGCCCTGGTTACTGGAGGCTTTGAATCTCTTTTAAAAAACGGACTTAAGCTAAACGGTCTATTTTCCACTAAAGGTATGGAAAGCTATCTGCGCAAAGAAGTTTTGCTAGACAATGACTTTAGCCGTTTAGGGGTTGAGCTTTATGTTATCGGAACTCAGTTAAACCATTCCCGCAAAGCTATCTTTGGTAATTTCCCTGAATCCTATAAAACCGAAACTACTAAGTATATTAACTATGCAACCATAAGTGATGCCGTTGCTTGTTCCACAGCTCTTCCGCCGGTGTTTGCGCCTTACGGAATTAAGCGTCCTGATGGTAAAGAGTTCTTTTATTATGATGGCGAGATTCGCGACACTCTTTCAACTCACGTTGCTGCTGATAATGGGGCTGATTTAGTTATTTCTTCTTTTTCTATTCAGCCTTATCACTACACGAAAGAAATGGGCTCGCTTCACGATTACGGAATTCCATTGATCGCCAACCAAGCTTTGTATCAAGTGGTTCAGCAAAAGATTGCCCGTCATATTCAGTATAAAAACGACATCAAAGGCATCTATAACGCCGTTGATGGATACTTTAAACAAATGAACTTGCCATCTGAACATCGCGAGAAACTACTTGAAATCATTAGAGCTCGTGTGAACTACAGACCCGAAGTTGATTATATTTACATCTCCCCGCGCCCGCAAAACTATGAAATGTTCTTTGTCGATCATTTCAGCTTAAGCCCCGAAATCCTAGCACGCATCGTGCGCATCGGATTCAAATCTGGCATTAGCGCCATGAGACACTACGACCTTTAA
- a CDS encoding complex I subunit 4 family protein: MILSSLVFLPLLFALLVMVWPKSNTVRHLALGLSVIEFLLSLAIFRQYDANSAGLQMVEQFMWIERFGIQYFMGIDGISLWLVLLTTFLTPIIILASWSSITERVKGFHAAMFVLQTAMIGTFLALDAVFFYVFWELSLVPMYFMVGIWGGARRIYATVKFFIYTFAGSVMMLVAIIYMMYLTQEATGQMSASLLDFYKLQIPFVGGTFFSLQTLLFFAFALAFAIKVPVFPLHTWLPDAHVEAPTPGSVILAGVMLKMGTYGFMRWVIPLFPEASEYWAWLFMLIGAVGIIYGALVAMVQPDVKKLVAYSSVSHMGYILLGLFAFNAYGMAGGLYQMLNHGISTGALFILIGMIYERTHSREISKYGGLASALPLFTIFFFIITLSSIAVPMTNGFVGEFLILLGTFQAQPEFAYFAVTGVVLGAVYMLWMFKRVFFGEKGELVADEHHPLHDLNAREIAVLVPLVVMVFWMGLFPNHFLDFSKASIDHLVNNRTNYNLTIVEPGTAASTQAAQGGN; this comes from the coding sequence ATGATCCTGAGTAGCTTAGTTTTCCTACCTCTATTGTTTGCTCTGCTAGTGATGGTTTGGCCGAAATCAAATACGGTCAGACATCTTGCTTTGGGTTTATCAGTTATCGAATTCTTGCTAAGTCTTGCGATCTTCCGCCAGTACGACGCTAACAGCGCCGGCTTGCAGATGGTTGAACAGTTCATGTGGATTGAAAGATTCGGAATTCAATACTTCATGGGTATTGACGGGATTTCATTGTGGTTGGTTCTTCTAACTACGTTCCTTACTCCGATCATTATCCTAGCAAGCTGGTCTTCAATCACCGAAAGAGTTAAAGGTTTCCACGCAGCGATGTTTGTTTTGCAAACAGCGATGATCGGAACATTCTTGGCTCTTGATGCAGTTTTCTTCTATGTATTCTGGGAATTGTCACTAGTGCCAATGTACTTCATGGTTGGTATCTGGGGTGGTGCTCGCAGAATTTATGCGACAGTAAAATTCTTCATCTATACTTTCGCGGGTTCTGTGATGATGTTAGTTGCGATCATTTATATGATGTACCTAACTCAAGAAGCTACAGGCCAAATGAGCGCAAGTCTTTTGGACTTCTATAAATTGCAAATTCCGTTTGTTGGCGGCACGTTCTTTAGCTTGCAAACTCTTTTGTTCTTCGCTTTTGCTTTGGCATTTGCGATCAAAGTTCCGGTATTCCCACTTCACACATGGTTACCTGATGCCCACGTTGAAGCACCAACTCCAGGTTCAGTCATTCTTGCTGGTGTTATGCTTAAGATGGGTACTTACGGTTTCATGCGCTGGGTGATCCCTCTTTTCCCAGAGGCTTCTGAATACTGGGCATGGTTGTTCATGCTTATCGGTGCAGTAGGTATCATTTACGGCGCCTTGGTAGCGATGGTTCAACCGGATGTGAAAAAACTTGTCGCGTATTCTTCAGTTTCGCACATGGGTTACATCCTGCTTGGTCTTTTTGCTTTCAACGCTTACGGTATGGCCGGTGGTTTATACCAAATGTTGAATCACGGTATTTCAACTGGCGCGCTGTTCATTCTGATCGGTATGATCTATGAAAGAACGCATTCCCGTGAAATTTCTAAATACGGTGGTTTGGCTAGCGCCTTGCCTCTATTCACGATCTTCTTCTTTATCATCACGCTTTCTTCGATTGCGGTTCCGATGACGAACGGCTTCGTAGGTGAGTTCTTGATTCTTTTAGGAACTTTCCAAGCACAACCAGAATTTGCATACTTTGCAGTAACAGGTGTGGTGCTTGGTGCGGTTTATATGTTGTGGATGTTTAAGCGCGTGTTCTTCGGTGAAAAAGGGGAGCTTGTCGCTGACGAACATCACCCACTTCATGATTTGAATGCGCGTGAAATCGCAGTTCTTGTGCCACTGGTTGTCATGGTTTTCTGGATGGGATTATTCCCGAACCATTTCCTTGATTTCTCTAAAGCAAGTATTGATCACTTGGTGAACAACAGAACGAACTACAATCTGACTATCGTAGAACCTGGAACGGCCGCTTCAACTCAGGCCGCTCAGGGAGGTAACTAA